The DNA sequence CGCTCACTAATTATAGATTACTGCTGCAATGGAGATGCTTCGACAAGCTCAGCATGACGGTCCAATTACTTCCTAAACAGGTTAGTTTTCCTCCGCGCCCAGCTTGGCTTTAGCCAAGGCTGTACTGAGACTGTTTTGCAACTGAGCATTGGGGGCCCCGGTGGCGGTGAGCGAGATATTGTACTGTTTTTGCAGCTGCTCCCAATCCTCAATGGCAATGAAGACGCCGGTTATTTTTCCCTTGTCGTCCGACAAATATTTTACGTCCATAACAATTCGGAAAAAATTAGCGAAATCACCATTAATCAGTCAAAATCAGCGGTTTTAGGCCGAGAACGACGTGCCGCAGCCGCAGGTGCTTTTGGCCTGGGGGTTGTTGAACACGAAGCCGCGGGCGTTGAGGCCGTCCTGAAAATCGACCTCCATGCCGAGCACGTACATGGCGTGTTTCTTGTCCATGATGAGCTTGAGGCCGTCGAGGTCGTAGGTTTCGTCCTGCTCTTTGGCTTTGTCGAAGCCCAGCAGGTAGCTCATGCCCGAGCAGCCGCCGCCCTGCACGCCGATGCGCAGGCCGTAGTCATCGGGCACATTTTTCTCCATGATGATATTTTTAACCTCGACCACGGCGCGGTCGGTGAGGGTGATGGGGGCGAGGGTGGCAACGCTGGCCATAGGAAAGACGAGGTTAGGTTAATTAGAACAATAACAAATATACACCAGCCCGGGCAGGGGCCCAGTG is a window from the Hymenobacter nivis genome containing:
- a CDS encoding HesB/IscA family protein, with the protein product MASVATLAPITLTDRAVVEVKNIIMEKNVPDDYGLRIGVQGGGCSGMSYLLGFDKAKEQDETYDLDGLKLIMDKKHAMYVLGMEVDFQDGLNARGFVFNNPQAKSTCGCGTSFSA